TCACGGTGAGCGGCCTGATGTCGACCAGCAGGGAGGCCTTGCACTTCCCGCATACAGGTTGAGACCCTTGCTCGAGCTTGTCCAGGGGGACTCGGTTGGTAGTGCCGCATGCGGGACAACCGATCAGCCGTGTCTCAGCCATGTCTTCCCTCCTCCCGCGTATAAGCTACGCGACCCGGCGGGGATTTGCACGGGGGCTCCATGTTCCGGCCGAACCAGCGCGTGACGGTCGACCTGTCCGGACTGATCATCCAGGGAGTCTCGTTCAGTCAGAACATCCAAGAGGCTCGGCACATCCTCCAGCAGCTCTCCACCGATCCCCCCGTCTACAAGGTCGAGCTCCTCTTCAGCTTCAAGGGGGTCAAGCGCGTGGACGTTCCGGAAGAGCGGATCCGGCCGAGCTGAGCGTGACCGTGCACTGAGACGCGAGGGAGCGGATCCTTGATGTTGACATCGACTCGGGCGCCGCGTAACCTCCGCTCGATGGTCCGCCGCGACAGCTCTCGATCAGCCCCCCGGTGGCTGCTGTCGATGATGGTCGCGCTGCTCGTCCTCGGCCATGTCTGCGAGCTACCTGCCTACGCCGGACTTGTGATCTCGCCGCACACCGTCGAGGGTCGCTCGGCCGACGGCCATGGGCACGAGCCCGAGATGTCATGTGATCCCGTGGACGCGGTGTCGAACACGACTCCCGTCCAGGTGATGGGGCCGGTCCTCGAGACCGTTCAGGCGCTTTCAGCCAGCAGCCCGCTGTCGGGCGGGCTGATCACGCCGTCGTCAATCGAGCGCTCCACAAGACTACCAAGTCGACCGCCGTTGTTCGTGTTGTACGCGTCCCTCCTGATCTAGTCTCTCTCTTCTCCGCAATCTCGGTTCGCGCCCTCGGTTCTCGAAATCTGTTCCGGGCTCGACTCTGCCCGGGCGTGAATCTGTCCATCGCACAGGAGGACTTTGTGACTCGAACGCGAGCGTCCGTCGTGGTCGTGATAATGGGGCTAGCGATGTCAGGCACCTGGCTCGCGGGGCTCGCGCTCCGGAGCGCGCAGGCGCAGGGACAGCAGGCGCCGGTCAGCGGGCCGAAGGCCGCCCAACCGGGCCACAAGCATGGGAGCGGCGGCCATGGCGATCACGACCATCCCGCGGTTCCCGCCGCATATACCAATGCGCACATTCCGGTCCACGTGTGGACCGACCCCAAGATGATCGCAAAAGGCAAAGAGATCTTCACCGCCAAGTGCGCCCTCTGCCACGGCGAGACGGGGGACGGCAAGGGGCCCGGCTCAACCAGCCTTCCGCTCAAGCCGGCCGATCTCACCGACGGGAAGATGGTCGCCGAGATGGCGGGGAACTTCTGGGTCTGGCGTGTCAGCGAGGGCGGGTTGGTCGAGCCGTTCAAGTCGAAGGGCTCCACGATGCCGGCGTGGAAGGGAGAGCTGTCGATGAACGACCGCTGGGCCGTGATCGCCTATGCGCACACGCTGTCCGGCCACCGCGGGCCGCACGTCGCCAGCGAGCACCCGGAGCTGGCGCCCAAGCCCAAGTTCGTCACGGGGGAGGGGACAGTGACGGCCGTGGCGCCTCGGAAGCAGCAGGTCGTGCTGGAGCATGGCGAGATCAAGGGCTTCATGGAGGCCATGACGATGGGCTACAAGGTCGATCCCGCTTCGCTCCTCACACGAGTCAAGCCAGGAGACAAGGTTCGCTTCACCATCGACACCGAGGCGCGGGCGATCACGAAGATCGAGACCCTGAAGGACTGAGGGCAAGGTCATGTCGACCCGCCTGACGCGTCGTCGAAGTCAGGTCTTGGTGGCCGTTGCCGCATTGATGCTCTCTGGATGTGCGGGCTATCAACTGGAGCCGCTGGCCTTGAGCCATCCCGCGCATCCCGATGCTCCCGCGGCGCCCGAGCGGACGGCCTCGCAGACCCTCGCCTACACGGGGTCGGACGTTCCAACGGCTCGCCAGATCTCTAGCGTGGCGGCCACCTCGCGGGTCGCGCCAGGGCCACGACCGGCCCAAGGGGAGGCCCCGCAGCGCGTTGTCGGTGAAGGCGAGGTCGTGGCCACAGTTCCCAATGCGGGCCAGATCGTGGTCGAGCATGGCGAGATCAAGGGGTTCATGGAAGCGATGACGATGGGCTATCGGGTGGACCCGCCCTCTCTCCTTGCGGGCTTGGAGGAGGGCGACAAAATTCGGTTCACGCTCGATGTGCAACGCAGAGCTATCGTCGAAATCGAGAAGCTGAAGTAGGAAAGGAGCGATCGGATGGCGGTGCGAGGGACGGTCTGGATGGGCCTTTTGCTCCTTGGTCTCACGGGCTGTGCCTCGGTGAACCTCAGCGCCGGCTTCCCGGAAATCGGCGCGGCGGTGGAGGAACGCTCGGCGACTCGGATCGTGTGGAACCGAGGCAGCGCGGTGGACCAGGAGGCGACCGAGCAAGTGCGGTCCTTGCTGGAGCGGCGGCTGACTGCCGATGACGCGGTGCAGATCGCGATGCTGAACAATCGCGAGCTCCAGGCGATCTACAGCGACCTCGGCTTGGCGCAGGCCGATCTGGTCCAATCGGGGCTGTTCAAGAATCCGGTCCTTGACGCCGCGATCC
This Candidatus Methylomirabilota bacterium DNA region includes the following protein-coding sequences:
- a CDS encoding copper-binding protein translates to MSGTWLAGLALRSAQAQGQQAPVSGPKAAQPGHKHGSGGHGDHDHPAVPAAYTNAHIPVHVWTDPKMIAKGKEIFTAKCALCHGETGDGKGPGSTSLPLKPADLTDGKMVAEMAGNFWVWRVSEGGLVEPFKSKGSTMPAWKGELSMNDRWAVIAYAHTLSGHRGPHVASEHPELAPKPKFVTGEGTVTAVAPRKQQVVLEHGEIKGFMEAMTMGYKVDPASLLTRVKPGDKVRFTIDTEARAITKIETLKD
- a CDS encoding copper-binding protein, whose amino-acid sequence is MSTRLTRRRSQVLVAVAALMLSGCAGYQLEPLALSHPAHPDAPAAPERTASQTLAYTGSDVPTARQISSVAATSRVAPGPRPAQGEAPQRVVGEGEVVATVPNAGQIVVEHGEIKGFMEAMTMGYRVDPPSLLAGLEEGDKIRFTLDVQRRAIVEIEKLK